One Solanum pennellii chromosome 10, SPENNV200 genomic region harbors:
- the LOC107001611 gene encoding probable protein phosphatase 2C 55, which translates to MAAYISSLGHDQYSSNNFDELFNLPRYKRYLDFTSHQANDQLENQSSKRLKFSQDNEFVNVEKRVVEFSNKELLPCLKIVAGSVYIPKDDPKKPLGDDANFIHELYQTIGVADGVGGWAKHGIDAGIYARELMKNSHIATDSEAMKGDVNPKRVLEEAYKNTHSKGSSTACIISLNSERSSIVAANVGDSGFLLIRKGKIIYKSPIQQRGGSRCPYQLGNCKDNPSVAHEMELNVEMDDILMAGTDGMLDNMNDSEIEEIVQRAINDKLKPKELAKKIANIALYNSFDRYADTPYARASKGRHRGGKVDDITVIVAYIQ; encoded by the coding sequence ATGGCTGCCTATATTTCTTCATTAGGTCATGATCAATATTCTTCCAACAATTTCGATGAACTTTTCAACCTGCCACGCTACAAGAGGTATTTAGACTTCACTTCTCATCAAGCTAATGATCAACTGGAAAATCAGAGCAGCAAGAGACTCAAATTTAGTCAAGATAATGAATTTGTCAATGTCGAAAAGAGAGTAGTTGAATTCAGTAACAAAGAGTTACTACCATGCCTAAAAATAGTGGCTGGATCTGTATACATACCCAAAGACGATCCAAAGAAGCCTTTAGGTGACGATGCAAACTTCATACATGAATTATACCAAACTATTGGCGTTGCTGATGGCGTTGGTGGCTGGGCAAAACATGGGATTGACGCTGGAATATACGCAAGAGAGCTTATGAAGAATTCACATATCGCTACGGATAGTGAAGCGATGAAAGGTGATGTGAACCCTAAAAGGGTTCTTGAAGAAGCTTACAAAAACACACATTCAAAAGGATCGTCTACAGCTTGCATTATATCTCTAAACTCAGAGAGAAGTAGTATAGTTGCTGCTAATGTTGGTGATAGTGGTTTTTTACTAATCAGAAAGGGAAAAATCATATACAAGTCACCAATACAACAACGAGGAGGATCTAGGTGTCCATATCAATTGGGAAACTGCAAGGACAATCCTAGTGTTGCTCATGAGATGGAATTAAACGTCGAGATGGATGATATTTTGATGGCTGGGACGGATGGGATGCTTGATAATATGAATGATAGTGAGATAGAGGAAATTGTTCAAAGAGCGATAAACGACAAGTTGAAACCAAAGGAACTGGCTAAGAAAATTGCAAACATTGCACTGTACAACTCATTTGATAGATATGCAGATACACCATATGCAAGAGCATCTAAGGGACGACATAGAGGAGGAAAAGTTGATGATATTACTGTTATTGTTGcttatatacaataa
- the LOC107002218 gene encoding zinc finger CCCH domain-containing protein 49-like translates to MAHRLLRDAEADGWERSDFPIICESCLGDSPYVRMTKADYDKECKICTRPFTVFRWRPGRDARYKKSEICQTCSKLKNVCQVCLLDLEYGLPVQVRDTALSINSNDAIPKSDVNREYFAEEHDRRARAGIDYESSYGKVRANDTILKLQRTTPYYKRNRAHVCSFYIRGQCTRGLECPYRHEMPETGELSQQNIKDRYYGVNDPVALKLLNKAGEMPSLEPPDDESIRTLYVGGVDARITEQDLRDHFYAHGEIESIKMVVQRGCAFVTYTTREGAVKAAEELANKLVIKGLRLKLLWGRPQVPKPESEVSDEARQQAALTHSGLLPRAVVSQQQNQPLQPPGTQDQPPSMPYFNIPPMPQQDRPYYPSMDPQRMGAIIASQEGASSSTAGSGPGENKIGSDHQQGHHYAYPPGGPPPPGQFYPPYYRPAYGYMPPPPPPYHQYPPPPYQATAHPPPSVQLAAHQQNPRPAAAATTQQP, encoded by the exons ATGGCGCATAGGTTGCTGAGAGATGCGGAAGCTGATGGATGGGAACGATCTGATTTCCCTATTATATGCGAGTCGTGTCTCGGTGACAGTCCCTATGTGCGAATG ACAAAAGCAGATTATGACAAAGAGTGCAAGATCTGCACGCGACCCTTCACAGTGTTCAGGTGGAGGCCTGGTCGGGATGCGAGATACAAAAAGTCTGAGATCTGTCAGACCTGCAGCAAATTGAAGAATGTTTGTCAAGTTTGCCTGTTAGATCTTGAATATGGTTTGCCTGTTCAGGTCCGAGACACTGCTCTCAGTATCAACTCAAATGATGCCATCCCAAAGAGTGACGTAAATAGAGAATATTTTGCAGAGGAGCATGACCGCAGG GCAAGGGCTGGTATTGATTATGAATCTTCATATGGGAAAGTCCGTGCAAATGATACTATCTTGAAGCTTCAAAGAACAACTCCATACTACAAGAGAAATCGGGCACATGTTTGCAGTTTCTACATACGTGGTCAATGTACAAGAGGTTTGGAGTGTCCTTACCGGCATGAGATGCCTGAAACAGGGGAATTGTCACAGCAAAATATCAAGGACCGTTACTATGG AGTCAATGATCCAGTGGCTTTAAAGCTACTTAATAAAGCAGGTGAAATGCCTTCATTGGAGCCCCCTGATGACGAGAGCATTAGAACCCTCTATGTGGGTGGTGTTGATGCAAGAATCACTGAGCAGGATCTTAGGGACCATTTTTATGCACATGGTGAAATTGAGTCCATTAAAATGGTGGTCCAGCGTGGTTGTGCTTTTGTAACTTACACGACTAGAGAAGGTGCGGTGAAGGCAGCTGAGGAACTTGCAAACAAGCTGGTGATAAAGGGCCTGAGACTGAAGCTACTCTGGGGGAGACCTCAAGTTCCCAAGCCAGAGTCCGAGGTCTCTGATGAAGCAAGACAGCAGGCTGCTCTAACTCACAGTGGTTTGTTGCCTAGAGCAGTCGTATCACAGCAGCAGAATCAGCCTCTTCAGCCACCAGGCACTCAGGACCAACCTCCATCCATGCCTTACTTCAACATACCCCCGATGCCTCAGCAAGACAGACCATATTATCCATCAATGGATCCACAAAGGATGGGTGCCATAATTGCATCCCAGGAAGGGGCATCTAGTTCAACTGCAGGATCTGGTCCTGGTGAAAATAAAATCGGTTCTGATCATCAACAAGGACACCATTATGCATATCCACCTGGAGGGCCACCACCTCCAGGTCAATTTTACCCACCTTATTATCGTCCAGCTTATGGATATATGCCACCACCTCCTCCACCTTATCATCAGTATCCTCCTCCACCTTATCAAGCTACTGCACACCCACCACCTAGTGTTCAACTAGCCGCACATCAGCAGAACCCTCGGCCAGCTGCAGCAGCAACCACACAGCAGCCTTAA
- the LOC107002219 gene encoding mitochondrial carnitine/acylcarnitine carrier-like protein gives MGDIAKDLTAGTVGGVAQLVVGHPFDTIKVKLQSQPTPLPGQLPKYSGAIDAVRQTLAAEGAGGLFKGMGAPLATVAAFNALLFTVRGQTEAFLRSEPGVPLTVSQQVVCGAVAGTAVSFLACPTELIKCRLQAQGALASIGSAAVAVKYAGPMDVARHVLRSEGGMMGLFKGLFPTMAREIPGNAAMFGMYEALKQYFAGGTDTSGLGRGSLIVAGGLAGGSFWMSVYPTDVIKSVIQIDDYKNPKFSGFFDAFKKILASEGIKGLYKGFGPAMGRSVPANAACFLAYEMAKSSLG, from the exons ATGGGTGATATAGCCAAGGATTTAACAGCTGGGACTGTAGGTGGGGTAGCACAATTGGTCGTTGGTCACCCTTTTGATACCATAAAGGTCAAGCTTCAAAGCCAGCCTACTCCACTTCCAGGGCAGCTTCCAAAATATTCTGGTGCTATAGATGCTGTCCGGCAAACATTAGCTGCGGAAGGTGCCGGGGGGCTGTTCAAAGGCATGGGAGCCCCACTTGCCACTGTTGCAGCCTTTAATGCTCTGCTCTTCACCGTGAGAGGTCAAACAGAGGCATTCTTGAGGTCTGAACCTGGAGTCCCTCTTACTGTGAGCCAACAAGTCGTTTGTGGGGCTGTTGCCGGAACTGCTGTGTCTTTTCTTGCTTGCCCAACTGAGCTTATAAAATGCAG ATTGCAAGCTCAGGGTGCATTGGCAAGTATAGGCTCAGCTGCTGTGGCAGTGAAATATGCAGGGCCAATGGATGTAGCAAGACATGTTCTTCGATCCGAAGGAGGCATGATGGGTCTCTTCAAGGGCTTGTTTCCCACCATGGCACGTGAAATACCCGGAAATGCTGCTATGTTTGGCATGTATGAAGCACTAAAGCAGTACTTTGCAGGAGGCACGGACACTTCAGGGTTGGGAAGAGGTTCTCTTATTGTAGCAGGTGGCCTGGCTGGTGGTTCCTTCTGGATGTCGGTGTATCCAACAGACGTGATCAAGAGTGTAATCCAAATCGATGACTATAAAAACCCAAAATTCTCTGGCTTTTTTGATGCTTTCAAGAAGATCTTGGCATCGGAGGGAATCAAAGGCCTTTACAAGGGCTTTGGACCTGCTATGGGACGTAGTGTCCCTGCAAATGCTGCATGTTTCTTGGCGTATGAGATGGCTAAGTCTAGTTTGGGATGA
- the LOC107001791 gene encoding glycosyltransferase-like At2g41451, which yields MAGLFATLRRPTNISSSNFQSSSVFASRLLYLLTVISVSLAVFAYVLQWRGGLPDPTTQWIPGDDPNEAGSKPVRLSSSSSGCADILGQSRTASFPYFRDWKFDFGSSPSGSDLRPKISITTSTSAGLEQILPWMFYHKVIGVTNFFLFVEGKAASPDVSKVLKSIPGVRVIYRTKELENLQAKSRIWNETWLAGFFYQPCNHELFVKQTLNMEMAIVMAREAGVDWIIHLDTDELMHPAGTSEYSLRKLLADIPEDVDMVIFPNYESSVERDDVKEPFSEVSMFKKNYDHLTKEMYFGSYKEATRGNPNYFLTYGNGKSAARVQDHLRPNGAHRWHNYMKSPKEIKLGEAAVLHYTYPKFSDLTSRRDRCGCKPTKEDVKRCFMLEFDRAAFIIASTLTEEEMLDWYREHVVWTDKTLIQKLIKKGILTRIYTPMAIVQGLKESGVFVSVIASAHRDIIKDESLSSAGNRNASGYPHITDTFPRKIGRILESQSTARKFVDFSSTDHQAIPPESPPGMDGIDLADTKYLLNNSSS from the exons ATGGCGGGTCTTTTCGCTACTCTAAGAAGACCCACCAACATTTCTTCATCGAATTTTCAATCATCCTCTGTTTTTGCTTCTCGTTTGCTCTATTTACTCACCGTTATTTCTGTATCGCTTGCTGTTTTCGCTTATGTTCTTCAATGGCGTGGCGGGTTACCCGACCCGACTACCCAATGGATACCCGGTGACGATCCGAATGAGGCTGGGTCCAAACCCGTACGGTTATCGTCTTCTTCCTCTGGTTGTGCAGATATCCTTGGACAGAGCCGTACGGCGTCGTTCCCGTATTTCAGGGATTGGAAGTTTGATTTTGGGTCTTCTCCTTCCGGGTCGGATCTTAGACCCAAG ATATCGATTACTACAAGTACTTCCGCTGGCTTAGAGCAGATCCTGCCATGGATGTTTTATCATAAGGTCATTGGCGTGACAAACTTTTTCCTGTTTGTGGAGGGAAAAGCTGCATCTCCCGATGTATCTAAAGTGCTAAAATCTATTCCA GGAGTAAGAGTTATATATAGAACAAAAGAACTAGAGAATTTACAAGCCAAAAG TCGGATTTGGAATGAAACGTGGCTGGCTGGATTCTTTTACCAACCATGCAACCATGAGTTATTTGTCAAGCAGACTCTTAACATGGAAATGGCCATCGTCATGGCAAGG GAAGCTGGCGTGGACTGGATCATTCATCTTGATACCGATGAGCTAATGCATCCAGCTGGAACTAGTGAGTATTCTTTACGGAAACTTCTGGCAGATATACCTGAAGATGTTGATATGGTCATCTTTCCTAACTAT GAGAGCAGTGTTGAGAGAGATGATGTGAAGGAACCTTTTAGTGAA GTCTCGATGTTCAAGAAGAATTATGACCATCTCACAAAGGAAATGTACTTTGGAAGCTACAAGGAAGCAACTCGTGGTAATCCCAACTACTTTTTGACTTATGGAAATGGCAAATCAGCTGCTCGAGTTCAAGATCATCTTCGTCCTAATGGTGCTCATAGATGGCACAACTACATGAAAAGCCCAAA AGAGATCAAACTGGGAGAGGCTGCTGTTTTGCACTACACATACCCGAAGTTTTCAGATTTAACCTCACGACGAGATCGTTGTGGATGTAAACCTACTAAAGAAGATGTGAAAAGATGCTTCATGCTAGAATTCGACAGAGCT GCTTTTATAATAGCTTCGACTCTGACAGAGGAGGAGATGCTTGACTG GTACCGTGAACATGTTGTTTGGACGGATAAAACACTCATCCAGAAGCTTATCAAGAAGGGCATATTGACGCGCATATATACTCCCATG GCCATTGTACAGGGTTTGAAGGAATCTGGTGTTTTCGTTTCTGTTATTGCTTCAGCACATAGAGATATCATAAAAGACGAGTCTCTATCTTCTGCTGGAAACAGAAATGCTTCCGGATATCCTCATATTACTGATACTTTTCCCAGAAAGATAGGTCGTATATTGGAATCTCAATCAACTGCAAGGAAATTCGTGGACTTCAGTTCAACTGATCATCAGGCAATTCCACCTGAATCACCTCCTGGCATGGATGGAATTGATCTCGCAGATACAAAATACCTTCTGAACAATAGTTCTTCTTGA
- the LOC107001847 gene encoding UPF0481 protein At3g47200-like — translation MEGQTGQQEELFVEIDQKSDDQTYSDGEAASCTTDGNEIVNVIVTSDPILQGESMPRRYTYSWRRRIQKVLPLLKMDEYNRHEYDPKVVSLGPYHHGKTELQLAEDFKHIALEMFVSGSSKDVAYFYNKILEVVDNARSCYVDGSTDKYNDHEFALMMLLDACFIINHIELSTTDRYNKLRTTRHHLGMLALSTTVRDMFLLENQIPFWILKLLISLRYDKDEGDELLEMFLNFTLFGEYEQKGEMSYNHVEEPLHLLEAFRTRLVSQQSEVRSFHRTCTPQWLKRKKSISNERVNMKSYIHSFRSVTDLKAKGIQFKPSCTHSLKDIKFKSRYFYGQLVLPTWYVSIYTKAFFLNMIAYEMCPNTVTDRAVTSYVYFMKSLIESPRDVKELREMQILFNMLGSDEEVARMYKEINTYGVNNAHIFYNVKEKIQEHYNNKAKTWIAELIHTYFRSPWTALALLAATFLLCLTFIQTYFTINPNPRL, via the coding sequence ATGGAAGGACAAACAGGACAACAAGAGGAGTTATTTGTAGAAATTGATCAAAAATCAGATGATCAAACATATAGTGATGGTGAAGCAGCATCATGTACAACAGACGGTAACGAAATAGTTAATGTTATTGTCACGTCTGATCCGATCTTGCAAGGAGAATCTATGCCAAGAAGGTATACATACTCGTGGAGAAGGCGAATACAGAAAGTTTTACCTCTATTGAAGATGGATGAATACAACAGACACGAGTATGATCCGAAAGTAGTTTCATTAGGACCTTACCATCATGGTAAGACAGAGCTACAGCTAGCAGAGGATTTCAAGCATATAGCCCTTGAAATGTTTGTATCGGGTAGCAGCAAAGACGTAGCTTATTTCTATAATAAGATACTTGAAGTTGTTGACAATGCAAGAAGTTGTTATGTCGATGGCTCCACGGACAAGTACAATGATCATGAATTCGCCTTAATGATGCTTCTTGATGCTTGCTTTATTATCAACCATATCGAGCTAAGCACAACGGATAGGTATAACAAACTCAGAACCACGAGGCACCATCTTGGAATGTTGGCGTTATCAACAACAGTTCGTGATATGTTTTTGCTTGAGAATCAAATCCCATTTTGGATACTGAAGCTCTTGATTAGCTTACGATATGACAAAGATGAAGGAGATGAATTACTCGAGATGTTCTTGAATTTCACCCTTTTCGGTGAATATGAACAAAAAGGGGAAATGAGTTACAACCATGTAGAAGAGCCACTCCATCTTCTTGAAGCATTTAGAACAAGACTTGTTTCACAACAGAGTGAAGTACGAAGCTTTCATCGTACTTGCACACCTCAATGgctaaaaaggaagaaaagtaTAAGCAATGAACGCGTTAACATGAAAAGCTACATTCACTCTTTTCGTTCAGTAACCGATCTTAAAGCAAAAGGTATTCAATTCAAGCCTAGCTGCACTCATTCACTCAAGGACATAAAGTTCAAATCAAGATACTTCTATGGACAGCTTGTACTTCCAACTTGGTATGTTTCTATCTACACTAAGGCCTTCTTCTTAAACATGATAGCCTACGAGATGTGTCCAAATACAGTTACTGATCGCGCTGTGACATCATACGTATACTTCATGAAATCCCTAATAGAGAGTCCAAGGGATGTCAAGGAACTACGCGAAATGCAAATACTATTCAACATGCTTGGTAGCGACGAGGAAGTGGCAAGAATGTACAAAGAGATCAATACGTATGGAGTGAACAACGCGCACATTTTCTACAATGTGAAAGAAAAGATTCAAGAACACTATAATAACAAGGCGAAAACATGGATAGCAGAGCTTATACACACTTACTTTAGGAGTCCATGGACTGCTTTAGCATTACTTGCAGCTACTTTCTTGCTTTGCTTGACTTTTATACAAACTTATTTTACAATAAATCCCAATCCTAGATTATGA